The genomic window GGACGGTGGCGACCGCGCTCAGGGGAAACTGCACGGGGGCGCCGCTGGCGGGGCTCTGGCCGGCGATGCGCAGGTTGGCGATCGCCTCGATGCTCTGGCGGTATTGCGGCGCGAGGCGCACGACGATCGGGTAGTGCCGCTCGGAACCCGGATCGTAGAGATCGCCCGCCGAGTCGCCGCCGATGGCGGTGCGCACCGTGGTGTTGATGTCGCCCGGCGTCAGGCCGTAGCGGGCGGCCCGCACCCGGTCCACGTCGATCTCGATGGTCGGCTGGCCGAGCGACTGGAACACCGCCAGATCCTCGACGCCGCGGACCGTCGAGAGCACCTTCATCACGCTCTTGGCGCTGTCGGTGAGTTTTTGCAGGTCGGGGCCGAAGATCTTGAACGAATTCTCGCCCTTGATGCCGGAGACGGCCTCGGCGACGTTGTCCTGGAGGTACTGCGACAGGTTGAAGTCGACGCCGGGGAAGGCGGCCTGGAGCTTGTGCAGCATCTCCTCGGTGAGCGCCTCCTTGTCGAGGCCGGGGCGCCACTGGTCGAGGGGCTTCATCGGCGCGAAGAACTCGGCGTTGAAGAAGCCCGCCGCGTCGGTGCCGTCGTCCGGGCGCCCGTGCTGCGAGACCACGCGCTCGACCTCGGGCAGCGAGGCGATGATCTTGCGCATCGCGTTGACGTAGCCGTTGCTCTCGTGAAGCGAGATCGTCGCCGGCATGGTGGCGCGGACCCAGAGGTTGCCCTCTTCGAGCTTGGGCAGGAATTCCGAACCGAGGTTGCGCGCGGCCACGCCGACCCCGACCGCGATCAGCGCGACGCAGGCCGCCGTGACGAGCCGGGCGCCGATCGCCGCGCGCACCGCCGGGCGGTAGAGCCGGTCGAGGACGCGCACGAGCATCGTCTCGGTCTCCTCGATCTGCGCGGGGAGAAGGGAGGCGGCGAGCGCCGGCGTGACCGTGAAGGTGGCGATCAGGCCGCCGAGCAGGGCGTAGGCGTAGGTCGTCGCCATCGGCCCGAAGATGTGACCCTCGACGCCGGTGAGCGTGAACAGCGGCAGGAAGCCGGTGACGATGATCGCCGCCGCGAAGAAGATCGAGCGGCTCACATCCTCCGCGGCCAGCGCGATGCGCCCCGACTTGGCGTCGAGCCCCGGCGGCGGATAGCCCGGGATGCCGTGGCCCGACAGGCGCCGGAAGATCGCCTCGACCATGATGACGGTGCCGTCGACGATCAGGCCGAAATCGAGGGCGCCGACCGAGAGGAGGTTGGCGGATTCGTCGCGGGCCACGAGGATGACGACCGCGAAGAACAGGGCGAAGGGGATCGTCGCCACGACGATCAGGGCCGAGCGGAGATTGCCGAGGAACAGCCACTGGATCGCCAGGATCAGCAGGATGCCGACCACCATGTTGTGCAGCACGGTGTGGGTGGTGACCGCGATCAGGTCGGCGCGGTCGTAGATGCGCTCGATCTTCACCCCCGGCGGCAGGAGGCCCGCGGCCTCGATCCTGGCGACCTCCGCCTTCACGGCCTCGATCGACGGCGTGCTCTTCTCGCCGCGGCGCATCAGGACGATGCCCTGGACGATGTCGTCCTCGTCGTTCATGCCGGCGATGCCGAGCCGCGGCTGGTGGCCGATGGTGACCGTGGCGATGTCCCTGACGAGCACCGGCGCGCCGCCGACCTGGGCCAGCACCGTGCCGTTGATGTCGTCCACGTCGCGGATCAGGCCGACCGCGCGCACCACCGCCGACTGGCCGCCGATGGCGACGCGGTTGCCGCCGACGTTGAGGTTGCTGTCGTTGAGGGTCTTGACCACGCCCGACAGGGTCAGGCCGTAGGCCATCAGCCGGTCGAGATCGACCGAGAGCTCGATGGTCTTGGTCTTGCCGCCCCAGCCGATGGCGTCGATCACGCCCGGCACCGCGCGGAAGCGCTTCTTCAGCACCCATTCCTGGAGCGTGCGCAGGTCGAGCACGCTGTATCCATCCGGCGCGGTGAGCCTGTAGCGGAAGATCTCGCCGATCGGGCTGATCGGCGAGATGGTGGGCTTGGCGCCCGCCGGCAGCGGATCAAGCTGCTGCAGGCGGTTCAGGACCTGCTGCTCGGCCTGGAGATAGTCGAACTCGAAGCCGAACTGCAGCTTCACGTCGGACAGGCCGTAGAGCGAGATCGTGCGCACCTGGCGCAGGTTCGGCATCCCCGAGGTGATCCGCTCGATCGGGATCGTGACGTAGCGCTCGATCTCCTCCGCCGAGAGGCCGTCGGTCTGTGTCACGACGTCGACCATCGGCGGGGTCGGGTCGGGATAGGCCTCGATGTTGAGGTTCCGGAAGGCGGCGAGGCCCCCGACCACGAACAGCACGAAGGCCAGGATGACGAGGGGGCGCTGCCGGAGCGCGAGCGCGACGATGCCGTTCATGGGGTCGGTTCCAAACCTCGCGGCCTCACCGGACGCGGACCGGGCGGACCCGGCTCGGAATGTTCTTGTTCGTGAAGGACCGTCGCGAGCCCGGGCTCAGCCCGGCTGCTCGGTCATGCCGTCGATGAACAGGGCCCCCTTCGCGATCACCCGCTCGCCCACCGAGAGCCCTTCGATGATCTCGATGTCGTTGCCGTCGACGAGTCCGGTCTTCACCGGGCGGCTCTCCACGCTGTTGCCGGCGCCGAGCACCCAGACCCGGGCCTTGTCGCCCTCGAAGATCACCGCCTGCCGCGGCACCGCGCGGGAGACGGTCTCGCGCTCGTTGATGATGTGGACGCTGGCATACATCTCGGGCTTCAGGAGCCCCTTGGGGTTGTCGACCTCGGCGCGCACGACGATGCGCCGGGTGGCGGGATCGACCGAGGCGCCGATGAAGTTGATCCGGCTCTCGAAGGTCCGGCCCGGATAGGCGAGCGTCCGGAAGCGGATGCGCTCGCCGAGATCGACCTTGGCCGCGTCGGTCTCGCGCAGTTGCGCCACGATCCAGACCCGGGCGAGGTCGCCGATGATGTAGGAGGGGTCGGAGCCGCCGGTGTTGATGTACTGGCCCGGGCCGATCTTGCGCTGGATGACGGTGCCCGACAGCGGCGCGTTGATCGTCGTCTCCGGGTTGATCGCGCCCTTGGTCTGGAGGGCCCGCATGTCGTCGTCGGCGAGGCCGAGGATGCGCAGGCGGTTGCGCACCGCCTCCAGGCCGACCTCCGCCGTCTTGGCGTCGTTCTGCGCCGTGGCGAGGTCGTTCTGCGCCGTCTGCAATTCCTTCAGCGTGGTGACGCGGGAATCGTAGAGGTCGTGCAGGCGCTTTTCCGTATTCGTGGCGTAGGAGAGCTGCGAGCGGGCCTTGTTGAGGATGTTGAGGGCGGCCAGGAAATCGTTCTGCGCCTGGACCATTTCGTTGGCCTGGAGCGAGAACAGCTTGTCGCCCTGCTTCACCTGCTCGCCGGAGCGGGCGAAGATGGTGATCACCCGGCCGGCATAGGGCGAGAACACCGGCGTCGCCCGGTACTCGTCGACGCTGATCTTCCCCTCGGTGGCGATATCCTCGTAGAACAGGCGCTGCTCGACCGGCACGGTGGTGACGGTGGCGAGCTGGCTCTCGGTCAGCACGAAGCGCCCCGGTCCCGCGGCGGTGACGGCGGCCGGCGTCGGCACCGCGGCATCGACCGCCTCGGGCCGCCCGTACCACAGGACGGCGCCCGCGCCGGCGCACAGCACGGCGGCGACGAGGAGCTGCGTGCGCAGCCGCATCGTCCTCGGCGTCAGGTTGTCCTCGCGCGCCCCGCCCATCGCCATTTTGTCCCGATTCGACCCAGCGCCGCGTTTCAACGGATCGGCACACAGTGTGCCAGTTGCTTCGGCCTCTCGCTTGCGCGCAACCGAAACTCCCGAATTGCGCCGTTACCGTGGCGGCTTGACGGGGGTATGACGAGACCGGTTTCTCACAGATGAAGTAAGGGCGCCGGTTCGAAGCAGGGAGCGGGATTTTTTTCGTGGACCGCTCGTGCCGCTTCCTCGCCGTCATCGCGAGGCGAAGCCGAAGCGATCCAGGGCTCCGCCCTATCCGGAGCGGTCGCGCGACTGGATCGCTTCGCATCCGCTCGCGATGACGGCGCGGCGGGGCTGGCCCGTCAATCGTCCATCTTCAGCGCGGCGATGAACGCCTCCTGCGGGATCTCCACGCGGCCGAACTGGCGCATGCGCTTCTTGCCTTCCTTCTGCTTGTCCAGGAGCTTGCGCTTGCGCGAGATGTCGCCGCCGTAGCACTTCGCGGTCACGTCCTTGGACAGCGCCCGGATGGTCTCGCGGGCGATGATCTTGCCGCCGATCGCCGCCTGGACCGGGATCTGGAACAGGTGGCGCGGGATCAGGTCCTTCAGCTTCTCGCACATCGCCCGGCCGCGGCTCTCGGCGCGGGTGCGGTGGACGAGCATGGAGAGCGCGTCCACCGGTTCGGCGTTGACGAGGATCGACATCTTCACGAGGTCGCCCTCGCGGTAGTCCGAGACGTGATAGTCGAAAGAAGCGTAGCCCTTCGAGATCGACTTCAGGCGGTCGTAGAAATCGAACACCACCTCGTTGAGCGGCAGGTCGTAGACGACCATGGCCCGCTTGCCGACGTAGTTGAGGTCGATCTGGACGCCGCGCCGGTCCTGGCAGAGCTTGAGCACGCCGCCGAGATAGTCGTCGGGCGTGAGGATCGTGGCGCGGATCCACGGCTCCTCGACCGTCTCGATCTTCATCGGATCGGGCATGTCGGCCGGGTTGTGCAGCTCCTTGATCTCGCCGTCGCGCATGGTGAGGCGGTAGACGACCGACGGCGCCGTCGAGATCAGGTCGAGGTTGAACTCGCGCTCCAGCCGTTCCTGGACGATCTCGAGGTGGAGGAGCCCGAGGAAGCCGCAGCGGAAGCCGAAGCCGAGCGCGGCGCTCGTCTCCATCTCGTAGGAGAAACTGGCGTCGTTGAGCCGCAGCTTGCCCATGGCGCCGCGCAGGGACTCGAAGTCGGCGGCGTCCACGGGGAACAGGCCGCAGAACACCACCGCCTGCACGTCCTTGAAGCCCGCCAGCATCGCGGCGGTCCGGCGCTTGTCCTCGGTGATGGTGTCGCCGACGCGGGTGTCGGCCACCTCCTTGATCGAACCGGTGAGGAAGCCGACCTCGCCGGGGCCGAGTTCGCCGATATCGGCCATCTTCGGGCGGAACACGCCGATCCGGTCGACGCCGTAGGCGGCGTCCGCGCCCATCATGCGGATGGTCATGCCTTTCTTGAGCACGCCGTCGACGATGCGCACCAGCACCACGACGCCGAGATAGACGTCGTACCAGCTATCCACCAGCAGCGCCTTCAGCGGCGCGTCGCGGTCGCCCTTGGGCGGCGGCAGGCGGGTGACGATGGCTTCCAGCACCGCCTCGATGTTGAGGCCGGTCTTGGCCGAGATCGGCACGGCCTGCGAGGCGTCGAGGCCGATCACCTCCTCGATCTGCTCCTTGACCCGGTCGGGCTCGGCCGCCGGCAGGTCGACCTTGTTGAGGACGGGCACGATCTCGTGGTTGGCGTCGAGCGCCTGATAGACGTTGGCGAGCGTCTGCGCCTCGACGCCCTGGGACGCGTCCACCACGAGGAGAGACCCTTCGCAGGCGGCCAGACTCCGGGAAACCTCGTAGGCGAAATCGACGTGGCCGGGCGTGTCCATCAGGTTGAGGACGTAATCCTTCCCGTCCTGCGCCTTGTATTCGAGGCGGACGGTGTTGGCCTTGATGGTGATGCCGCGCTCGCGCTCGATGTCCATCGAGTCGAGCATCTGCTCGCTCATGTCGCGAAGCGCCACGGTGCCGGTCTGCTGGATCAGCCGGTCGGCGAGGGTCGACTTGCCGTGGTCGATATGCGCCACGATCGAGAAGTTGCGGATGTTGTCGATGGTGCGGGTGGTCATCGGGGTCTCCGGCACGGCGGTCCCGTTGCGGGCTGGCGCGGC from Methylorubrum populi includes these protein-coding regions:
- a CDS encoding CusA/CzcA family heavy metal efflux RND transporter translates to MNGIVALALRQRPLVILAFVLFVVGGLAAFRNLNIEAYPDPTPPMVDVVTQTDGLSAEEIERYVTIPIERITSGMPNLRQVRTISLYGLSDVKLQFGFEFDYLQAEQQVLNRLQQLDPLPAGAKPTISPISPIGEIFRYRLTAPDGYSVLDLRTLQEWVLKKRFRAVPGVIDAIGWGGKTKTIELSVDLDRLMAYGLTLSGVVKTLNDSNLNVGGNRVAIGGQSAVVRAVGLIRDVDDINGTVLAQVGGAPVLVRDIATVTIGHQPRLGIAGMNDEDDIVQGIVLMRRGEKSTPSIEAVKAEVARIEAAGLLPPGVKIERIYDRADLIAVTTHTVLHNMVVGILLILAIQWLFLGNLRSALIVVATIPFALFFAVVILVARDESANLLSVGALDFGLIVDGTVIMVEAIFRRLSGHGIPGYPPPGLDAKSGRIALAAEDVSRSIFFAAAIIVTGFLPLFTLTGVEGHIFGPMATTYAYALLGGLIATFTVTPALAASLLPAQIEETETMLVRVLDRLYRPAVRAAIGARLVTAACVALIAVGVGVAARNLGSEFLPKLEEGNLWVRATMPATISLHESNGYVNAMRKIIASLPEVERVVSQHGRPDDGTDAAGFFNAEFFAPMKPLDQWRPGLDKEALTEEMLHKLQAAFPGVDFNLSQYLQDNVAEAVSGIKGENSFKIFGPDLQKLTDSAKSVMKVLSTVRGVEDLAVFQSLGQPTIEIDVDRVRAARYGLTPGDINTTVRTAIGGDSAGDLYDPGSERHYPIVVRLAPQYRQSIEAIANLRIAGQSPASGAPVQFPLSAVATVQLVSGPAYIYREAQERYLPVKFSVRGRDLGSTIEEARTRVADEVRLPPGYRLELVGEFNNMKGAIARLSVTVPVAVGIIAILLFMNFSSVVDSLLALSVIPMAMAGGILALSLTGTSFSVSAAIGFIALLGIAVMDGIIVLTHYNGLLAAGAERVPAMLRTCTTQMRPVVMTCVVAGVGLLPAAFSTGVGSQVQKPLALVVVGGMALAPFLILLVLPVLILTFSRRRPAAHSEAANRVAAAQAPSPAGAP
- a CDS encoding efflux RND transporter periplasmic adaptor subunit, producing MGGAREDNLTPRTMRLRTQLLVAAVLCAGAGAVLWYGRPEAVDAAVPTPAAVTAAGPGRFVLTESQLATVTTVPVEQRLFYEDIATEGKISVDEYRATPVFSPYAGRVITIFARSGEQVKQGDKLFSLQANEMVQAQNDFLAALNILNKARSQLSYATNTEKRLHDLYDSRVTTLKELQTAQNDLATAQNDAKTAEVGLEAVRNRLRILGLADDDMRALQTKGAINPETTINAPLSGTVIQRKIGPGQYINTGGSDPSYIIGDLARVWIVAQLRETDAAKVDLGERIRFRTLAYPGRTFESRINFIGASVDPATRRIVVRAEVDNPKGLLKPEMYASVHIINERETVSRAVPRQAVIFEGDKARVWVLGAGNSVESRPVKTGLVDGNDIEIIEGLSVGERVIAKGALFIDGMTEQPG
- the lepA gene encoding translation elongation factor 4, producing the protein MTTRTIDNIRNFSIVAHIDHGKSTLADRLIQQTGTVALRDMSEQMLDSMDIERERGITIKANTVRLEYKAQDGKDYVLNLMDTPGHVDFAYEVSRSLAACEGSLLVVDASQGVEAQTLANVYQALDANHEIVPVLNKVDLPAAEPDRVKEQIEEVIGLDASQAVPISAKTGLNIEAVLEAIVTRLPPPKGDRDAPLKALLVDSWYDVYLGVVVLVRIVDGVLKKGMTIRMMGADAAYGVDRIGVFRPKMADIGELGPGEVGFLTGSIKEVADTRVGDTITEDKRRTAAMLAGFKDVQAVVFCGLFPVDAADFESLRGAMGKLRLNDASFSYEMETSAALGFGFRCGFLGLLHLEIVQERLEREFNLDLISTAPSVVYRLTMRDGEIKELHNPADMPDPMKIETVEEPWIRATILTPDDYLGGVLKLCQDRRGVQIDLNYVGKRAMVVYDLPLNEVVFDFYDRLKSISKGYASFDYHVSDYREGDLVKMSILVNAEPVDALSMLVHRTRAESRGRAMCEKLKDLIPRHLFQIPVQAAIGGKIIARETIRALSKDVTAKCYGGDISRKRKLLDKQKEGKKRMRQFGRVEIPQEAFIAALKMDD